In the genome of Croceimicrobium hydrocarbonivorans, one region contains:
- a CDS encoding formylglycine-generating enzyme family protein, with the protein MNKSALRTELDALMLPIPAGSIALRDDRIQKNWEVEINAFRLAKTVVSQELYQAIMGENPAQFVDPQRPVENVSWWEAIQFCNALSRQMELSPCYSIDENKMVTYQAKANGYRLASEAEWQYACQAGSTELRYGPIDDIAWFKENSQGQSQPVGLKEPNAWGLYDMLGNVWEWCSDLYDEEVYGSYRIIRGGGWCDPERGILATNRRRSHPHSFKIDDLGFRIAQNL; encoded by the coding sequence ATGAACAAGTCTGCACTCCGTACTGAGCTTGATGCTTTAATGCTACCCATTCCCGCTGGCAGCATCGCCCTGCGTGATGATCGTATCCAGAAAAACTGGGAGGTAGAAATCAATGCATTTCGCTTAGCTAAAACCGTAGTTAGTCAGGAACTCTATCAGGCTATTATGGGGGAAAACCCTGCTCAATTTGTCGATCCTCAGAGGCCGGTAGAAAATGTAAGCTGGTGGGAGGCGATTCAATTCTGCAATGCCCTATCCAGGCAAATGGAACTCTCCCCCTGCTATAGCATCGACGAAAACAAAATGGTGACTTATCAGGCGAAAGCCAATGGATACCGCTTAGCCTCGGAAGCCGAATGGCAATATGCCTGCCAAGCCGGAAGCACCGAATTGCGCTATGGCCCCATCGATGATATCGCTTGGTTTAAGGAAAATTCCCAAGGGCAAAGTCAGCCTGTAGGCCTTAAAGAGCCCAATGCTTGGGGCCTCTATGATATGCTGGGTAATGTTTGGGAATGGTGCAGCGATTTGTACGATGAGGAGGTCTATGGCAGCTACCGCATTATAAGAGGTGGTGGTTGGTGCGACCCGGAGCGTGGCATTTTAGCTACGAATCGCAGGCGCAGTCATCCTCATAGTTTTAAGATCGATGATTTAGGCTTCCGCATCGCTCAAAATTTATAA
- a CDS encoding alpha-amylase family glycosyl hydrolase: MRRTFILVFALLIGMSSQAQVALGGLYTPIYLQPDTTRIILRDYLADLKAENIVLPEGLANISTDADQLLLVGNPHQKISTVEISHRKGTEHLVLIKSAAKEINFTYDRDDIGKDKEVHLIGTFNNWNRASEPMDYHRGVYSKSLQLEPGRYEYKLYVDGTEVLDPLVEQTVSNGMGSFNNILIVEGDSIQPAEFQIKENGDVLEVQHQNPAGHLVALWNNRRLEVICKKNLPPTCIIRVPEDAKRQKRSYIRIYHFLGENRGKDQLIPLEYGKVVRYASQLDRHDWHSASMYFIMVDRFANGDTANDEPVQDTSIQPQANYYGGDLMGIQQQIDAQYFDRLGVNSIWISPIMQNPTDAWGYWNKGKVKSKFSGYHGYWPISNIRIDYRFGNAQEFTSLISDAHSHNFNVILDYVANHVHINHPIYQQHKDWATPLYLPDGTKNTEKWDEQRLTTWFDDHLPTLDLRRYEVVDPMVDSALFWLKNYELDGFRHDATKHIDELYWRTLTYRIRKLRSEPVYQIGETYGSPGLINSYISTGMLDAQFDFNLYDAAVNTFALSENLANLKSVLEAGLSTYGYHHLMGNISGNQDRARFISYANGDVRFDEDAKLAGWDREIPEAGPKAYKRLAMLHAFNYSVPGIPCIYYGDEIGLPGANDPDNRRMMVFEDWNKNESLLFAQVAELNKLRSEEMALLYGQTTCYVEGPLLIIRRDYFEQSIAFVFNLSEEQQALELPFEMEVKRSLNTVRNGLVEDNLERAGLAPIKGLSYQILANY; this comes from the coding sequence ATGAGAAGAACGTTTATCCTAGTTTTTGCCCTGCTGATTGGCATGTCCAGTCAGGCCCAGGTGGCATTAGGCGGGCTCTATACCCCCATCTATCTACAGCCCGATACGACTCGAATTATTCTTCGAGATTATCTGGCGGACCTGAAAGCCGAAAATATTGTTTTACCCGAAGGTTTAGCGAATATCAGTACCGATGCTGATCAATTGCTCCTGGTGGGTAATCCGCATCAAAAAATCAGCACCGTTGAGATCAGTCACCGCAAGGGAACTGAGCATTTGGTTTTAATTAAATCCGCGGCCAAGGAAATCAATTTTACCTATGATCGTGATGATATTGGTAAAGACAAGGAAGTGCACCTCATAGGCACCTTTAATAATTGGAACCGGGCTTCGGAGCCGATGGATTACCACCGCGGGGTTTATTCTAAGAGCTTGCAATTGGAACCGGGTCGCTATGAGTACAAACTCTATGTAGATGGCACCGAAGTTCTTGACCCCTTGGTGGAACAGACCGTAAGCAATGGCATGGGGAGTTTCAATAATATTTTGATTGTAGAGGGAGATTCCATCCAGCCGGCTGAATTTCAAATCAAGGAAAACGGTGATGTTCTGGAAGTGCAGCATCAAAATCCTGCCGGTCATTTAGTAGCCCTTTGGAACAACCGTCGCTTGGAAGTGATTTGCAAGAAGAATTTACCTCCCACCTGTATTATTCGTGTGCCCGAAGACGCGAAAAGACAAAAGCGTTCGTATATCCGCATCTATCATTTCTTGGGTGAGAACCGCGGTAAAGATCAATTGATTCCCTTGGAATATGGAAAGGTGGTACGTTATGCCTCTCAACTGGATCGCCACGATTGGCATAGCGCCAGCATGTACTTTATTATGGTAGACCGTTTTGCCAATGGCGACACGGCCAACGATGAGCCGGTACAAGACACCAGTATTCAGCCCCAAGCCAATTATTACGGCGGTGATCTAATGGGTATCCAACAGCAGATTGACGCTCAGTATTTCGATCGCTTAGGGGTAAACAGTATTTGGATTTCTCCCATCATGCAAAACCCAACTGATGCCTGGGGTTATTGGAATAAGGGCAAGGTAAAGAGCAAGTTTTCTGGTTATCACGGCTATTGGCCGATCAGCAATATTCGTATTGATTATCGTTTTGGCAATGCTCAAGAATTCACTTCTCTCATTTCGGATGCGCATTCCCATAATTTCAATGTGATCTTGGATTACGTTGCCAATCATGTGCATATCAATCACCCCATTTATCAGCAACATAAAGATTGGGCCACCCCGCTTTATCTGCCGGATGGCACCAAGAACACCGAAAAATGGGATGAGCAAAGGTTGACCACCTGGTTTGATGATCATCTGCCCACTCTAGATTTGCGCCGCTATGAGGTAGTAGACCCTATGGTAGACTCGGCCCTCTTTTGGTTAAAGAACTATGAATTAGACGGCTTCCGCCATGATGCGACCAAACACATCGACGAGCTATATTGGCGTACCCTTACCTATCGCATTCGCAAATTGCGCTCGGAGCCCGTGTATCAAATTGGCGAAACCTATGGCAGTCCAGGCTTGATAAACAGCTATATCTCTACCGGGATGTTGGATGCCCAATTCGATTTTAATCTCTACGATGCGGCCGTAAATACTTTTGCCCTCAGTGAAAACCTGGCCAACTTAAAATCAGTACTCGAAGCCGGATTAAGCACCTACGGCTACCATCATTTAATGGGCAATATTTCTGGTAATCAAGATCGGGCGCGCTTTATCTCCTATGCCAATGGCGATGTGCGTTTTGATGAAGATGCCAAGCTTGCAGGCTGGGATCGCGAAATTCCCGAAGCTGGCCCTAAAGCCTACAAACGACTGGCAATGCTCCACGCCTTTAACTACAGTGTTCCCGGTATTCCCTGTATTTATTATGGTGATGAAATTGGGCTGCCCGGTGCCAATGATCCGGATAACCGTCGTATGATGGTTTTTGAGGATTGGAATAAAAATGAAAGTCTGCTTTTTGCCCAGGTGGCGGAGCTTAACAAACTGCGCAGTGAAGAAATGGCCTTGCTTTACGGTCAAACTACCTGCTATGTAGAAGGACCTTTATTAATTATCCGTCGCGATTATTTTGAGCAAAGCATCGCCTTCGTATTTAACCTCTCTGAAGAACAACAAGCCCTGGAGCTCCCATTTGAAATGGAAGTGAAACGCAGCTTAAACACCGTTCGAAATGGACTGGTAGAAGACAATTTAGAACGAGCCGGCTTGGCTCCAATCAAGGGATTATCCTATCAAATATTAGCCAACTATTAA